A window of Nicotiana tabacum cultivar K326 chromosome 24, ASM71507v2, whole genome shotgun sequence contains these coding sequences:
- the LOC107768048 gene encoding inorganic phosphate transporter 2-1, chloroplastic, whose protein sequence is MTSSYSLSSIRNTTKSEALLVAQKSYLFYPRQRLCVFSNETQFPKKDFLVLNPQISSAFSFLRLKNSSFRHPFAALSSFAEADGDKGENFEVKSHQEHANSSSEEDDDLPGMAQAFHISSSTASAISICIALAALILPFFMKSLGQGLALKYKMLSYTTILFGFYMAWNIGANDVANAMGTSVGSGALSLRQAVITAGILEFAGALLMGTHVTNTMQKGILMANVFQGKDTLLFAGLLSSLAAAGTWLQVASYYGWPVSTTHCIVGSMVGFGLVYGGTGAVFWSSLARVTSSWVISPLLGAAMSFLVYKCIRRFVYSARNPGQAAAAAAPIAVFLGVTGISFVALPLSKISNLALGQAITCGAIGAFVVDRIIRGQLGHLLAKSSSEEPEPESETFDTKNIGFLSDIAGPKGTQLKIVYGVFGYMQVLSACFMSFAHGGNDVSNAIGPLAAALSILQGGLSRADIVIPNDVLAWGGFGIVAGLTMWGYRVIATIGKKITELTPTRGFAAEFAAASVVLCASKLGLPISGTHTLVGAVMGVGFARGLNSVRAETVKEIVTSWLVTIPAGATFAVSYTWIFTKLLSYIL, encoded by the exons ATGACTTCTTCTTACAGTTTATCTAGTATTAGAAACACTACTAAATCAGAAGCCTTGTTAGTAGCTCAAAAATCTTATCTTTTCTATCCAAGACAAAGGCTTTGTGTATTTTCCAATGAAACCCAATTTCCCAAGAAAGATTTTCTTGTACTCAATCCCCAAATTAGTTCTGCCTTTTCATTTTTGAGACTGAAAAATTCCAGCTTTAGACACCCTTTTGCTGCCTTATCATCTTTTGCTGAAGCAGATGGTGATAAAGGTGAGAACTTTGAAGTCAAATCCCACCAAGAACATGCCAATTCTTCTTCTGAGGAAGATGATGACTTGCCTGGAATGGCACAAGCTTTTCACATATCTTCAAGCACAGCTTCTGCCATATCAATATGCATTGCATTAGCTGCACTGATTTTGCCATTTTTCATGAAGTCTTTGGGTCAAGGATTGGCCTTGAAATACAAGATGTTGTCTTATACAACAATCTTGTTTGGTTTTTACATGGCTTGGAATATTGGAGCCAATGATGTGGCAAATGCAATGGGAACTTCAGTTGGTTCAGGGGCATTGAGTCTCAGGCAAGCAGTCAtcacagcagggattcttgagtttGCAGGGGCACTCTTAATGGGAACACATGTTACTAATACAATGCAGAAGGGTATTCTTATGGCTAATGTTTTCCAAGGAAAGGATACTTTACTCTTTGCTGGTCTGCTTTCTTCTTTGGCTGCTGCTGGAACATGGTTGCAG GTTGCATCATATTATGGTTGGCCAGTATCCACTACACATTGTATTGTAGGATCTATGGTTGGTTTTGGTCTTGTTTATGGGGGAACTGGTGCAGTCTTTTGGAGTTCATTGGCAAGGGTAACTTCCTCATGGGTGATCTCACCTTTACTGGGAGCAGCAATGTCCTTTCTCGTGTACAAATGCATCCGGAGG TTTGTGTATAGTGCTCGGAACCCAGGACAAGCGGCTGCAGCAGCTGCACCAATTGCTGTGTTTCTTGGTGTCACGGGAATCTCTTTTGTAGCTCTCCCTCTGAGCAAGATTTCAAATCTAGCACTTGGCCAGGCTATAACCTGCGGCGCTATTGGTGCTTTTGTAGTTGACAGGATCATCCGGGGCCAACTAGGTCATCTCCTTGCCAAGTCCAGTTCAGAAGAACCAGAACCAGAATCAGAAACTTTCGACACTAAAAACATTGGATTTCTTTCAGATATTGCAGGACCTAAAGGAACACAACTGAAAATAGTTTATGGTGTGTTTGGCTACATGCAAGTGTTATCAGCCTGCTTCATGTCATTTGCTCATGGTGGAAATGATGTCTCCAATGCAATAGGACCATTGGCTGCAGCATTGTCCATTCTGCAGGGTGGGCTCAGCAGAGCCGATATTGTAATTCCAAATGATGTTCTAGCATGGGGAGGCTTTGGAATTGTGGCAGGGCTAACAATGTGGGGATACAGAGTGATTGCAACTATTGGAAAGAAGATTACAGAATTAACACCCACCAGAGGATTTGCAGCTGAATTTGCAGCCGCGTCTGTGGTTTTGTGTGCGTCCAAGCTGGGGCTACCAATCTCAGGTACGCATACCCTGGTGGGAGCAGTCATGGGTGTCGGTTTTGCCCGAGGACTTAACAGTGTAAGAGCAGAGACAGTGAAGGAGATTGTGACTTCCTGGTTAGTAACAATTCCAGCGGGTGCTACCTTTGCTGTTAGCTACACATGGATATTCACTAAGCTCTTATCATACATACTCTGA